A region from the Pelodiscus sinensis isolate JC-2024 chromosome 11, ASM4963464v1, whole genome shotgun sequence genome encodes:
- the RAB1B gene encoding ras-related protein Rab-1B: MNPEYDYLFKLLLIGDSGVGKSCLLLRFADDTYTESYISTIGVDFKIRTIELDGKTIKLQIWDTAGQERFRTITSSYYRGAHGIIVVYDVTDQESYSNVKQWLQEIERYASENVNKLLVGNKCDLTTKKVVDYTTAKEFADSLGIPFLETSAKNATNVEQSFMTMAAEIKKRMGPGATTGGDRPNLRIDSTPVKPEGRSCC, translated from the exons CGATTATCTGTTCAAGCTTCTGCTGATTGGAGACTCCGGTGTGGGGaagtcctgcctcctgctgcgaTTTGCT GATGACACCTACACAGAGAGCTACATCAGCACCATTGGGGTGGATTTCAAAATACGGACCATTGAACTGGATGGCAAAACCATCAAGCTACAGATT TGGGATACTGCCGGTCAGGAGCGGTTCCGGACCATCACCTCCAGCTACTACAGAGGGGCACATGGCATCATCGTGGTATATGATGTAACGGATCAG GAGTCGTACAGCAACGTGAAGCAGTGGCTGCAGGAGATCGAGCGCTATGCCAGTGAGAATGTCAACAAGCTGCTGGTGGGCAACAAGTGCGACCTCACCACTAAGAAAGTGGTAGACTACACCACTGCCAAG GAGTTTGCAGACTCCTTGGGCATCCCCTTCTTGGAGACCAGCGCCAAAAACGCCACCAACGTGGAGCAGTCATTCATGACCATGGCTGCTGAGATCAAGAAGCGCATGGGTCCTGGTGCCACTACTGGTGGGGACAGACCCAACCTCAGAATCGACAGCACTCCAGTCAAACCAGAGGGCAGAAGCTGCTGCTGA